Proteins from a single region of Trichoderma asperellum chromosome 3, complete sequence:
- the TUB1_2 gene encoding alpha-tubulin: MREVISINVGQAGCQIANSCWELYCLEHGIQPDGYLTEERKAQDPDQGFSTFFSETGQGKYVPRAIYCDLEPNVVDEVRTGTYRNLFHPEMMITGKEDASNNYARGHYTVGKELIEGVLDKIRRVADNCVGLQGFLVFHSFGGGTGSGFGALLMERLSVDYGKKSKLEFCVYPAPQTATSVVEPYNSILTTHTTLEHSDCSFMVDNEAIYDICRRNLGLERPNYENLNRLIAQVVSSITASLRFDGSLNVDLNEFQTNLVPYPRIHFPLVAYAPVISAAKAAHEANSVQEMTMSCFEPNNQMVKCDPRNGKYMATCLLYRGDVVPNDAHNAVATLKTKRTIQFVDWCPTGFKLGICYQAPENVPNGDLAKVNRAVCMLSNTTAIAEAWSSLSLKFDLMHSKRAFVHWYVGEGMEEGEFSEAREDLAALERDYEEVAADSLDNEEMDAEY, translated from the exons ATGCGTGAGGTTATCAGCATCAACG TCGGCCAGGCTGGTTGCCAGATTGCCAATTCCTGCTGGGAG cTTTACTGCCTCGAGCACGGTATCCAG CCCGATGGTTACCTCACCGAGGAGCGCAAGGCTCAGGACCCCGATCAGGGTTTCAgcaccttcttctccgagaCTG GCCAGGGCAAGTACGTTCCCCGTGCCATCTACTGCGACTTGGAGCCCAATGTCGTCGACGAGGTCCGAACCGGTACCTACCGCAACCTTTTCCACCCGGAGATGATGATCACCGGCAAGGAGGATGCTTCCAACAACTACGCCCGTGGTCACTACACAGTCGGCAAGGAGCTGATTGAGGGCGTTCTCGACAAGATCCGACGTGTTGCCGACAACTGCGTTGGTCTTCAgggcttcctcgtcttccacTCCTTCGGTGGTGGTACCGGCTCTGGTTTCGGAGCTCTCCTGATGGAGCGTCTGTCCGTCGACTacggcaagaagagcaagctcgAGTTCTGCGTCTACCCTGCTCCTCAGACCGCCACCTCCGTCGTTGAGCCCTACAACTCCATCCTGACCACCCACACCACCCTCGAGCACTCTGACTGCTCCTTCATGGTCGACAACGAGGCCATCTACGACATCTGCCGCCGCAACCTCGGCCTCGAGCGCCCCAACTACGAGAACCTCAACCGCCTGATTGCTCAGG TTGTTTCTTCCATCACCGCTTCCCTGCGTTTCGATGGCTCCCTCAACGTTGATCTCAACGAGTTCCAGACCAACCTGGTCCCCTACCCTCGTATTCACTTCCCTCTGGTCGCTTACGCTCCTGTCATCTCtgctgccaaggccgccCACGAGGCCAACTCCGTCCAGGAGATGACCATGTCTTGCTTCGAGCCCAACAACCAGATGGTCAAGTGTGACCCCCGCAACGGCAAGTACATGGCCACCTGCTTGCTGTACCGTGGTGATGTCGTCCCCAATGACGCCCACAACGCCGTCGCCACCCTCAAGACCAAGCGCACCATCCAGTTCGTCGACTGGTGCCCCACTGGTTTCAAGCTGGGTATCTGCTACCAGGCTCCCGAGAACGTTCCCAACGGCGATCTCGCCAAGGTCAACCGTGCTGT CTGCATGCTGTCCAACACCACCGCCATCGCCGAGGCCTGGTCATCCCTGTCCCTCAAGTTCGATCTCATGCACTCCAAGCGTGCTTTCGTTCACTGGTACGTTGGTGAGGGTATGGAGGAAGGTGAATTCTCCGAGGCCCGTGAGGATCTCGCTGCCCTGGAGCGCGATTACGAGGAGGTTGCTGCCGACTCTCTCGACAacgaggagatggatgctgAGTACTAA